One window of the Nicotiana tabacum cultivar K326 chromosome 4, ASM71507v2, whole genome shotgun sequence genome contains the following:
- the LOC107792587 gene encoding 25.3 kDa vesicle transport protein SEC22-1 has protein sequence MVKLTIIGRVSDGMPLAQNPRFVQEENDVLTTYKQQAEFLLKEISLRALPSSKMTILVDHHCFNYIVENGICFLTLCESSYPRKLAFHYLEDLHQEFERLDKSLTDRITKPYTFIKLDTIIANIRKQYVDTRTQANLSKLNADRQKDLDIGTDELSLITERRRRLERMERLMVAHRSTSPIWESKRLEIIALKWTPITILLVVAAVLLWTGLILQDDFR, from the exons ATGGTGAAGCTGACAATTATTGGGAGGGTGAGTGATGGGATGCCCCTTGCCCAAAATCCAAGATTTGTGCAAGAAGAGAATGATGTCTTAACAACTTACAAGCAACAAGCTGAGTTCCTTCTCAAGGAAATTTCTTTACGAGCCTTGCCCTCTTCCAAGATGACCATTCTTGTAGATCACCACTGCTTCAA CTACATAGTTGAGAATGGGATTTGCTTTCTTACGTTATGCGAGTCATCCTATCCAAGAAAGCTGGCATTCCATTATCTAGAAGATTTGCATCAGGAGTTTGAGAGATTAGATAAGAGCCTCACAGATAGAATTACAAAGCCATATACCTTCATCAAACTTG ATACTATCATTGCCAACATTAGGAAGCAATATGTGGATACAAGAACACAGGCAAATTTATCTAAACTAAATGCTGATCGTCAAAAGGATTTAGATATTGGGACAGATGAATTATCACTAATAACAGAACGAAGGCGAAGACTAG AAAGGATGGAGAGGCTGATGGTTGCTCATAGAAGTACTTCTCCAATCTGGGAGTCTAAAAGGCTTGAG ATAATCGCACTGAAATGGACACCAATTACAATCCTTCTCGTTGTTGCTGCTGTTCTTCTATGGACCGGCTTAATCCTCCAAGATGATTTCAGATAA